A single Fundidesulfovibrio terrae DNA region contains:
- a CDS encoding DUF554 domain-containing protein has product MLGPYVNGVSVLAGSLGGAMLGSRLSKNLRNRMPMVFGCASMGLGVAMIVKVKSLPPMVLALVLGSILGELVHLETGVQKIAAKTRKLIEKISKPSGDLSHDEFLEKFVAIMVLFCVSGTGIFGAMSEGMTGDPTLLIVKAILDLFTSAIFAASLGYTVATLVVPQFAIQAALYFGAAFIMPLATPAMVADFSACGGLIMLATGFRICGIKQFAVANMIPSLFLVMPLSALWAKYMG; this is encoded by the coding sequence ATGCTAGGTCCCTACGTAAACGGGGTTTCGGTATTGGCGGGCAGCCTGGGCGGGGCGATGCTCGGCTCGCGCCTGAGCAAAAACCTGCGCAACCGCATGCCCATGGTTTTCGGCTGCGCCTCCATGGGGCTGGGCGTGGCCATGATCGTCAAGGTGAAGTCCCTGCCGCCCATGGTGCTGGCCCTGGTTCTGGGTTCCATCCTGGGCGAGCTCGTCCACCTGGAAACCGGCGTCCAGAAGATCGCGGCTAAAACCCGCAAACTCATCGAAAAGATCTCCAAACCGTCCGGAGATTTGAGCCACGACGAATTCCTGGAGAAGTTCGTGGCCATCATGGTGCTCTTCTGCGTGAGCGGCACGGGCATCTTCGGGGCCATGAGCGAGGGCATGACCGGCGACCCCACGCTTCTCATCGTGAAGGCCATCCTGGACCTGTTCACCTCGGCCATCTTCGCGGCGTCGCTCGGCTACACCGTGGCCACCCTGGTGGTGCCGCAGTTTGCCATCCAGGCCGCGCTCTATTTCGGGGCCGCCTTCATCATGCCCCTGGCCACCCCGGCCATGGTGGCGGACTTCTCCGCCTGCGGCGGGCTCATCATGCTGGCCACGGGGTTTCGCATCTGCGGCATCAAGCAGTTCGCCGTGGCCAACATGATCCCGTCGCTGTTTCTGGTGATGCCGCTGTCGGCCTTGTGGGCGAAATACATGGGCTGA
- the glp gene encoding gephyrin-like molybdotransferase Glp — MDKGYLELISSSAFREVLAESPPLPGTTVPLDEAAGRFLAGDVLSPEDLPRLPRSSMDGFAVRARDCFGATETNPSYLDLSGDLSITAVSAEPLAPGRCVRVVTGSSLPPGADAVVMVEHTQDLGAGTIEIRKAAAPGENMMLAGEDALAGQPVLAKGTLVRPAEIGLLAALGICEVPVGARPVAAILSTGDELVPVSDTPGPGSIRDANAPALAAMCAQAGAQPLQMGIVGDDVASIAQALTRALDVADAVFLSGGSSVGVRDLTIEALELLPDTKVLVHGLAVSPGKPTILARSRGKAVWGLPGQVASAQVVMFVFGCPFLAHLAGDAQAFTRPRAEVFARLARNVASRQGREDFVRMRLAPGSEGLPEAVPVLGKSGLLKTLVQAQGLAAIPAGLEGLEAGTTIRVMLL, encoded by the coding sequence ATGGACAAAGGCTATCTGGAGTTGATTTCCTCGAGCGCCTTCCGCGAGGTGCTCGCCGAGTCCCCCCCCCTGCCCGGCACGACCGTCCCCCTGGATGAAGCGGCCGGGCGCTTCCTGGCCGGGGATGTTCTCTCGCCCGAGGATTTGCCCCGCCTGCCCCGATCGAGCATGGACGGCTTCGCCGTGCGCGCCCGCGACTGCTTCGGGGCCACCGAGACCAACCCCTCCTACCTGGACCTGTCCGGCGATCTCTCCATCACGGCCGTCTCCGCCGAGCCCCTGGCTCCGGGCCGCTGCGTGCGGGTGGTCACGGGATCGAGCCTGCCTCCGGGGGCCGACGCCGTGGTCATGGTGGAGCACACCCAGGATCTGGGCGCAGGGACCATCGAGATCAGGAAGGCGGCCGCTCCGGGCGAGAACATGATGCTGGCCGGGGAGGACGCCCTGGCCGGACAGCCGGTCCTGGCCAAGGGGACGCTTGTGCGCCCGGCCGAGATCGGGCTTCTCGCGGCGCTTGGAATCTGCGAAGTGCCCGTGGGAGCCCGGCCCGTGGCGGCGATTCTTTCCACCGGGGACGAGCTGGTGCCGGTTTCGGACACGCCGGGCCCAGGCAGCATTCGCGACGCCAACGCCCCGGCCCTGGCCGCCATGTGCGCCCAGGCCGGGGCGCAGCCGCTTCAAATGGGGATCGTCGGCGACGACGTGGCCTCCATCGCCCAGGCCCTTACGCGCGCCCTGGACGTGGCGGACGCGGTGTTCCTCTCCGGAGGCAGCTCCGTCGGGGTGCGCGACCTGACCATAGAGGCCCTGGAACTCCTGCCGGACACGAAGGTTCTGGTGCACGGCCTGGCTGTCAGCCCCGGCAAGCCCACCATCCTGGCCCGCTCGCGCGGCAAGGCGGTGTGGGGCCTGCCCGGCCAGGTGGCCTCGGCCCAGGTGGTGATGTTCGTGTTCGGCTGTCCGTTCCTGGCCCATCTGGCGGGTGACGCCCAAGCCTTCACCCGGCCCAGGGCCGAGGTGTTCGCACGCCTCGCCCGCAATGTGGCCTCGCGCCAGGGCCGGGAAGACTTCGTGCGCATGCGTCTTGCGCCGGGTTCGGAGGGCCTGCCCGAGGCAGTGCCCGTGCTCGGCAAATCCGGGCTTCTGAAAACCCTGGTCCAGGCCCAGGGGTTGGCCGCAATTCCGGCCGGGCTGGAAGGCCTGGAGGCCGGGACAACCATCCGGGTGATGCTCCTATGA
- a CDS encoding vitamin B12-dependent ribonucleotide reductase has translation MPAAKVPADLPVPNLNQNARLVLAKRYLRKGPDGAPIEDEQGLFWRVAHSIASRESAYAGSSWKADKLARTFYDLMTSFKFLPNSPTLMNAGTDLGQLAACFVIPVGDSMDEIFDAVKHAALIHKSGGGTGFSFSRLRPTNSRVGSTGGVASGPVSFMRIFNTATEQVKQGGTRRGANMGILRVDHPDILEFIRCKEREGDLNNFNISVALTEAFMQAVEDDEPYDLVAPHTKEVFGQLKAREVFAILVQKAWESGDPGIIFLDRINRDNPTPAVGEIESTNPCGEQPLLPYEACNLGSLNLALMTRDSRDGVDWDELKRVVHLAVRFLDNVIDASVYPLDRITEMVGANRKIGLGVMGFADLLYQLNIPYDSHEALNLAEKIMDFIQTESKAASKVLAEERSPFPNFPGSVFEGRKQGPFRNATTTTIAPTGTLSILAGCSSGIEPLFALSFARHVMDGEKLVESNPYFETAVKAAQCHSPKLMEEVAAKGSIAHISYIPEEIRRTFVTAMDIEPVWHLKMQAAFQKFTDNAVSKTVNLPNSATQEDIHKIYWLAYELGCKGVTVYRDGCKSAQVLCTGDGSKQEKPDERKESKVRHRPDVCYGFTQKVKTGYGDLYLTVNEVDGKPFEMFATIGKSGRSITAKAEAIGRLVSLALRSGVDVADVVGQLKGIGGENPVFQKKGLLLSLPDAVSWVLENRYLQGRAKAEDFQSLNVPTCPECAEELVFEEGCYVCKACGFTKCG, from the coding sequence ATGCCCGCCGCCAAAGTCCCCGCCGATCTTCCCGTGCCCAATCTGAACCAGAACGCCAGGCTCGTGCTGGCCAAACGCTACCTGCGCAAAGGCCCCGACGGCGCACCCATCGAGGACGAGCAGGGCCTGTTCTGGCGCGTGGCGCACTCCATCGCCTCGCGGGAATCCGCCTACGCCGGGTCATCCTGGAAGGCGGACAAGCTGGCCCGGACATTCTACGACCTGATGACCTCCTTCAAGTTCCTGCCCAACTCGCCCACGCTCATGAACGCGGGCACCGACCTGGGCCAGCTGGCCGCCTGCTTCGTGATCCCCGTGGGCGACTCCATGGACGAGATCTTCGACGCGGTGAAGCACGCGGCGCTCATCCACAAGTCCGGCGGCGGCACCGGGTTCTCCTTCTCCCGGCTTCGCCCCACCAACTCCCGGGTGGGCTCCACCGGCGGCGTGGCCTCGGGGCCGGTCTCCTTCATGCGCATCTTCAACACCGCCACCGAGCAGGTGAAGCAGGGCGGCACCCGGCGTGGGGCCAACATGGGCATCCTGCGCGTGGACCATCCGGACATCCTGGAATTCATCCGCTGCAAGGAGCGCGAGGGCGACCTCAACAACTTCAATATTTCAGTGGCCCTGACCGAGGCCTTCATGCAGGCCGTGGAGGACGACGAGCCCTACGACCTGGTGGCCCCGCACACCAAGGAGGTGTTTGGGCAGCTCAAGGCCCGCGAGGTGTTCGCCATCCTGGTGCAGAAGGCCTGGGAGTCCGGCGATCCGGGCATCATCTTCCTGGACCGCATCAACCGCGACAACCCCACTCCGGCCGTGGGCGAGATCGAATCCACCAACCCCTGCGGCGAGCAGCCCCTGCTGCCCTACGAGGCTTGCAACCTGGGTTCGCTCAACCTGGCCCTCATGACCCGCGACTCCCGCGACGGCGTGGACTGGGACGAACTCAAGCGCGTGGTGCACCTGGCCGTGCGCTTCCTGGACAACGTCATCGACGCCTCGGTCTACCCCCTGGACCGCATCACGGAAATGGTGGGCGCCAACCGCAAGATCGGCCTGGGCGTCATGGGCTTCGCGGACCTTCTGTACCAGCTGAACATTCCGTACGACTCCCACGAGGCCCTGAACCTGGCCGAAAAGATCATGGACTTCATCCAGACCGAGTCCAAGGCGGCCTCCAAGGTTCTGGCGGAAGAACGCTCTCCCTTCCCCAACTTCCCCGGCTCCGTGTTCGAGGGCCGCAAGCAGGGACCCTTCCGCAACGCCACCACCACCACCATCGCCCCCACCGGCACCCTGTCCATCCTGGCCGGATGCTCGTCGGGCATCGAGCCGCTCTTCGCGCTCTCCTTCGCCCGCCACGTCATGGACGGCGAGAAGCTGGTGGAGTCCAACCCCTATTTCGAGACCGCGGTGAAGGCCGCCCAGTGCCACTCCCCCAAGCTCATGGAGGAGGTGGCCGCCAAGGGCTCCATCGCGCACATCAGCTACATCCCAGAGGAAATCCGGCGCACCTTCGTCACGGCCATGGACATCGAGCCCGTCTGGCACCTCAAGATGCAGGCCGCCTTCCAGAAGTTCACGGACAACGCCGTGTCCAAGACCGTGAACCTGCCCAACTCCGCCACCCAGGAGGATATCCACAAGATCTACTGGCTGGCCTACGAGCTGGGCTGCAAGGGCGTCACCGTGTACCGCGACGGCTGCAAGTCCGCCCAGGTGCTGTGCACCGGCGACGGTTCCAAGCAGGAGAAGCCCGACGAACGCAAGGAGTCCAAGGTCCGCCACCGCCCCGACGTGTGCTACGGCTTCACCCAGAAGGTGAAGACCGGCTACGGCGACCTCTACCTCACCGTGAACGAGGTGGACGGCAAGCCCTTCGAGATGTTCGCCACCATCGGCAAGTCGGGCCGCTCCATCACCGCCAAGGCCGAGGCCATCGGCCGCCTGGTGTCCCTGGCCCTGCGCTCCGGCGTGGACGTGGCCGACGTGGTGGGGCAGTTGAAGGGCATCGGCGGCGAGAACCCGGTGTTCCAGAAGAAGGGCCTGCTTCTCTCGCTGCCCGACGCCGTGTCCTGGGTGCTGGAGAACCGCTACCTCCAGGGCCGGGCCAAGGCCGAGGACTTCCAGTCCCTCAATGTTCCCACCTGCCCCGAGTGCGCCGAGGAGCTCGTGTTCGAGGAAGGCTGCTACGTGTGCAAGGCCTGCGGCTTCACCAAGTGCGGCTGA
- a CDS encoding MoaD/ThiS family protein, with product MRCFGSLAAIGPGTQRMELPEGAGVADVLARLALPEGVEAMPMLDGGPAAPASPLRDGAVLDLLPIVEGG from the coding sequence GTGCGCTGTTTCGGGAGCCTGGCCGCGATCGGTCCCGGCACCCAGCGGATGGAGCTGCCGGAGGGAGCGGGAGTGGCCGACGTCCTGGCGCGGCTGGCGTTGCCGGAAGGCGTCGAGGCCATGCCCATGCTGGACGGCGGCCCGGCGGCTCCGGCGAGCCCGCTGCGCGACGGCGCGGTCCTCGATCTGCTGCCAATAGTCGAGGGAGGCTGA
- a CDS encoding LutB/LldF family L-lactate oxidation iron-sulfur protein — MHNDPHFDFTASLEKALADPQLGENFKNAMTGLRGKRLAIFPDADELAKLRATGKAVKARALSKLPELLVRLEANCVKNGIRVHWAQTGEEANAMILDILRAHGATRLVKGKSMASEETGLNHYLEKHDVEALETDLGEFIIQLDGETPSHIIVPAVHKNKKQVAETFHRHLPGAPYTEDVQELNAMARKTLREKFRTAHAGLSGVNFAVAETGTLVLVENEGNGRMCTHVPPVHIALMGIDKVVENLSDLPPLLRLLTGSATGQLMTTYLNCITSPRREGEKDGPKEVHLVLLDNGRTRLFADPQLSAGLRCIRCGACMNNCPVYVRVGGHAYGSVYPGPIGSVLTPQFEGIDAKGDLAGASSLCGACEEVCPVLIPLAEHLRRIRAEGQGCPDTCHVRGCGSKRTLAETLAWKAWAFLESNPWLRERLLRLAGLLGDRIPAVGPLKAWTSARTTPKLAPKSLRQLVREEGIRHE, encoded by the coding sequence ATGCATAACGACCCGCACTTCGACTTCACCGCCTCGCTCGAAAAGGCCCTGGCCGACCCCCAGCTCGGGGAGAACTTCAAGAACGCCATGACCGGTCTGCGCGGCAAGCGCCTGGCCATCTTCCCCGACGCGGACGAGCTGGCCAAGCTCCGCGCCACGGGCAAGGCCGTCAAGGCCCGCGCCCTGTCCAAACTGCCGGAGCTGCTCGTCCGACTGGAGGCCAACTGCGTCAAGAATGGCATCCGGGTCCACTGGGCCCAGACCGGCGAAGAGGCCAACGCGATGATCCTGGACATCCTGCGCGCGCACGGGGCCACGAGGCTGGTAAAGGGCAAGTCCATGGCCTCGGAGGAAACCGGGCTTAACCACTATCTGGAAAAACACGACGTGGAGGCCCTGGAGACCGACCTGGGCGAATTCATCATCCAGCTCGACGGCGAAACCCCCTCGCACATCATCGTGCCCGCCGTGCACAAGAATAAGAAGCAGGTGGCCGAGACCTTCCACCGCCACCTGCCCGGCGCGCCCTACACCGAGGACGTGCAGGAATTAAACGCCATGGCCCGCAAGACCCTGCGCGAGAAGTTCCGCACCGCCCACGCCGGGCTCTCGGGCGTAAACTTCGCCGTGGCCGAGACCGGCACCCTGGTGCTGGTGGAAAACGAGGGAAACGGACGCATGTGCACCCACGTGCCGCCCGTACATATCGCCCTCATGGGCATCGACAAGGTGGTGGAGAACCTCTCGGACCTGCCGCCGCTCCTGCGCCTGCTCACCGGATCGGCCACGGGCCAGCTCATGACCACCTACCTCAACTGCATCACCTCCCCCAGGCGCGAGGGCGAGAAGGACGGCCCCAAGGAAGTCCACCTGGTGCTCCTGGACAACGGCCGCACCCGCCTGTTCGCCGACCCGCAGCTCTCGGCGGGCCTTCGCTGCATCCGCTGCGGGGCCTGCATGAACAACTGCCCCGTGTACGTGCGCGTGGGCGGCCACGCCTACGGCTCGGTGTACCCCGGTCCCATCGGCTCGGTGCTCACCCCGCAGTTCGAGGGCATCGACGCCAAGGGAGACCTGGCCGGGGCCTCCAGCCTATGCGGAGCCTGCGAAGAAGTGTGTCCCGTGCTCATCCCCCTGGCCGAACACCTGCGGCGCATCCGGGCCGAAGGCCAAGGCTGCCCCGACACCTGCCATGTACGCGGCTGCGGCTCCAAGCGCACCCTGGCCGAGACCCTGGCCTGGAAAGCCTGGGCCTTCCTTGAGTCCAACCCCTGGCTGCGCGAGCGCCTGCTGCGCCTGGCGGGCCTTTTGGGCGACCGCATCCCCGCCGTGGGCCCGCTCAAGGCCTGGACCAGCGCCCGCACTACCCCCAAGCTCGCCCCCAAAAGCCTGCGCCAGCTCGTGCGCGAGGAGGGCATCCGCCATGAGTAG
- a CDS encoding 2-amino-3,7-dideoxy-D-threo-hept-6-ulosonate synthase produces MHIGKTIRLERIVNRDTGRAIIVPLDHGVTVGPIEGIIDMRDTVTRIVEGGANAVLMHKGVVPCGHRARGRDIGLIVHLSASTNLSPFPGAKTLVCEVEEAVQLGADAVSLHVNLGDESERVMLADMGRITREASHWGIPVVAMVYGRGPKIKNEFDPSVVAHCARVGMELGADLVKVPYTGDPESFSTIVAGARIPVVIAGGPKTPTTRDFLRMVSDSVQAGGSGLSVGRNIFQHKDPTRLLQALGKVVHDGWSVDEAMEGLGE; encoded by the coding sequence ATGCACATCGGAAAGACCATCCGTCTGGAACGCATCGTCAACCGCGACACGGGCCGCGCCATCATCGTGCCCCTGGACCACGGCGTCACCGTGGGACCCATCGAGGGCATCATCGACATGCGCGACACCGTCACCCGCATCGTGGAGGGCGGGGCCAACGCCGTGCTCATGCACAAGGGCGTGGTGCCCTGCGGCCACCGCGCCAGGGGCCGCGACATCGGGCTCATCGTGCACCTTTCGGCCTCCACCAACCTCTCGCCCTTCCCCGGAGCCAAGACCCTGGTCTGCGAGGTAGAGGAGGCCGTGCAGCTGGGCGCCGACGCCGTGAGCCTGCACGTCAACCTGGGCGACGAGTCCGAACGCGTCATGCTCGCCGACATGGGGCGCATCACGCGAGAGGCCTCGCACTGGGGCATCCCCGTGGTGGCCATGGTCTACGGGCGCGGCCCCAAGATCAAAAACGAGTTCGATCCCTCCGTGGTTGCCCACTGCGCCCGAGTGGGCATGGAACTGGGCGCGGACCTCGTCAAGGTGCCCTACACCGGCGATCCTGAATCGTTCTCCACCATAGTGGCCGGAGCGCGCATCCCCGTGGTCATCGCGGGCGGCCCCAAAACCCCCACCACCAGGGACTTCCTGCGCATGGTGTCGGATTCCGTGCAGGCCGGGGGCTCGGGGCTTTCCGTCGGGCGCAACATCTTCCAGCACAAGGACCCCACGCGGCTTCTGCAGGCACTGGGCAAGGTCGTCCACGACGGCTGGAGCGTGGACGAGGCCATGGAAGGGCTGGGAGAGTAG
- a CDS encoding LutC/YkgG family protein produces MSSQDAREQILSRLGAHKPGPPPTVAPHLAWSAPVLAPAERTASLVKRMEAMRAEIRRTPEKKWKEALAQLLTDKGPATLAYGPGAWFAKDLKTLLAKSNTEAKPYAEDAEHFRDTLFGTAASITSVQAGIAETGALVLIPGPGEPRLLSLVPPVHIAVLRASDIVSTLAEALETLSSGTTMASNVVLVTGPSKTADIELTLAFGVHGPKEVVVLLLE; encoded by the coding sequence ATGAGTAGCCAAGACGCCCGCGAACAGATCCTCTCGCGCCTGGGGGCCCACAAGCCCGGCCCGCCGCCCACCGTGGCCCCGCACCTGGCCTGGAGCGCCCCCGTGCTCGCCCCGGCCGAGCGCACCGCCTCCCTGGTCAAACGCATGGAGGCCATGCGCGCCGAGATACGCCGCACGCCGGAAAAGAAGTGGAAAGAAGCCCTGGCGCAGCTCCTCACGGACAAGGGTCCCGCCACCCTGGCCTACGGCCCAGGAGCCTGGTTCGCCAAGGACCTCAAGACCCTGCTGGCCAAAAGCAACACCGAAGCCAAACCCTACGCCGAAGACGCCGAGCACTTCCGCGACACCCTCTTCGGCACCGCGGCGTCCATCACGTCGGTCCAGGCGGGCATCGCCGAAACCGGGGCGCTGGTGCTCATCCCCGGACCGGGCGAGCCGCGCCTGTTGTCGCTGGTGCCGCCCGTGCACATCGCCGTCCTGCGGGCCTCGGACATCGTGAGCACCCTGGCCGAGGCGCTGGAAACGCTGTCCTCCGGGACGACCATGGCCTCCAACGTGGTGCTCGTGACCGGACCGTCCAAGACCGCCGACATCGAGCTGACCCTGGCCTTCGGCGTGCATGGGCCGAAAGAGGTGGTGGTACTGTTGTTGGAGTAA
- the moaA gene encoding GTP 3',8-cyclase MoaA yields MHQESEAPHGRLADGFGRVVSYLRVSVTDRCNLRCMYCRPVKDFQAISHSDILSYEEYLRIIRLGAPLGLTKVRLTGGEPLARRGFDRFLEQVMLAAPGMDVRLTTNGTLLPGRAKTLASLGLKAVNISLDSLDPENFHRITGADLFADVRRGIDECLEAGLRVKVNAVALRGVNDHELAAFVELARTHPLDMRFIEFMPIGGDTLWEDTLYWPASDILEQAGRMAELSPVHHGDEGHGPARMWTIAGGQGRLGVISGLSGHYCLSCNRLRLTCDGRLRPCLYSDTEYRLRPLLRSAKTSEARILEVLRRALARKPMGHKLLAERRKRGVCLKPMTAIGG; encoded by the coding sequence ATGCACCAGGAATCTGAAGCACCTCACGGCCGTCTGGCCGACGGTTTCGGGCGAGTGGTCAGCTACCTGCGGGTGAGCGTCACGGACAGATGCAACCTGCGCTGCATGTACTGCCGCCCCGTCAAGGATTTCCAGGCCATCTCCCATTCGGACATCCTCTCCTACGAGGAATACCTGCGTATCATCCGCCTGGGCGCGCCGTTGGGTCTGACCAAGGTCCGCCTCACGGGCGGCGAGCCCTTGGCCCGGCGCGGATTCGACCGCTTTCTGGAGCAGGTGATGCTGGCCGCCCCCGGCATGGACGTGCGCCTGACCACCAACGGCACCCTGCTGCCCGGCCGGGCCAAGACCCTGGCATCGCTCGGGCTCAAGGCGGTGAACATCTCGCTCGATTCGCTCGATCCCGAGAATTTCCACCGCATCACCGGCGCGGACCTCTTCGCCGACGTGCGCCGGGGCATCGACGAATGCCTCGAGGCCGGGCTTCGGGTGAAGGTCAACGCCGTGGCCCTGCGCGGTGTCAACGACCACGAGCTGGCCGCCTTCGTGGAACTGGCCCGCACCCATCCCCTGGACATGCGCTTCATCGAGTTCATGCCCATCGGCGGAGACACCCTCTGGGAGGACACCCTCTACTGGCCGGCCTCGGACATCCTGGAACAGGCCGGACGCATGGCCGAGCTCTCCCCCGTGCACCACGGCGACGAAGGCCACGGCCCAGCCAGGATGTGGACCATCGCCGGAGGCCAGGGCCGCCTGGGAGTGATCTCCGGGCTTTCCGGCCACTACTGCCTGAGCTGCAACCGGCTTCGCCTGACCTGCGACGGCAGGCTCAGGCCCTGCCTCTATTCCGACACCGAATACCGGCTGCGCCCCCTCTTGCGTTCGGCCAAGACGAGCGAAGCGCGCATCCTCGAGGTGCTGCGCCGCGCCCTGGCCCGCAAGCCCATGGGGCACAAGCTTCTGGCCGAGCGGAGGAAGCGCGGCGTGTGCTTAAAGCCCATGACGGCCATCGGCGGTTGA
- a CDS encoding molybdopterin biosynthesis protein gives MKRNIYLKTVPIEEALAKARAVLDRQALVAVESVPVEDCLGRVTARPVMARLSSPTYHCAAMDGIAVLAESTFAAREGSPVVLEPGTGFGMVNTGHPLPPGFDAVVMIEHVVFDDDGRAVLETPVAPWTHVRRIGEDIVATELVLPRRRKLTPYDIGALLSCGVWEADVYEQVRMSVIPTGDEVMDYTTRPEPGPGQVVESNSVMLCALARSWGVDARRRPPVPDNMEALSRAVEEALNSPAHIVTLLAGSSAGSKDFTRAVMERFGEVVVHGIQAMPGKPSLLGVAQGKLLVGAPGYPVSAVVCFEELLAPLAAWLTRSEPPKRATAKVRLAKDAPSRPGLTEFLRLAVGRVGDSYSALPLSRGAGLITTLTRAQAVARIAPDKEGVARGEEITAELLVSPDELERTLVVVGSHDITLDLLADELMRLDSPMRLASSHVGSLGGLAALANGSALIAGSHLLDTATGDFNFSFIDKHLPGKRVAVINLAIRHQGLIVAQGNPKGIQDVSSLASKGVRFVNRQRGAGTRILLDYHLDMAGISPDQVHGYAQEEMTHMGVAANVANAGADCGLGVFAAANALKLDFVPLARERYDLVMLEESLTEPRIQALLKVIGSEAFKAKVEALGGYETPWTGQRMQPGQGLPPDNVDVGN, from the coding sequence ATCAAGCGCAACATCTATCTCAAGACCGTGCCCATCGAGGAAGCCTTGGCCAAGGCACGGGCGGTGCTGGACCGCCAGGCCTTGGTGGCCGTGGAGAGCGTGCCCGTGGAAGACTGTCTGGGGCGCGTGACGGCCCGCCCGGTCATGGCCAGGCTGAGCTCCCCCACGTACCACTGCGCGGCCATGGACGGCATCGCCGTCCTGGCCGAATCGACCTTCGCCGCGCGAGAGGGCAGCCCCGTGGTCCTCGAGCCGGGCACCGGGTTCGGCATGGTCAACACCGGCCACCCCCTGCCCCCCGGCTTCGACGCCGTGGTGATGATCGAACACGTGGTGTTCGACGACGACGGACGGGCGGTGCTGGAGACCCCGGTGGCCCCCTGGACCCACGTGCGCCGCATCGGCGAGGACATCGTGGCCACGGAACTGGTGCTGCCCAGGCGGCGCAAGCTCACCCCCTACGACATCGGCGCGCTGCTCTCCTGCGGCGTCTGGGAGGCCGACGTCTACGAGCAGGTGCGCATGTCGGTGATCCCCACCGGCGACGAGGTGATGGACTACACCACCCGCCCCGAACCGGGCCCCGGCCAGGTGGTGGAGTCCAACTCGGTCATGCTCTGCGCCCTGGCGCGCTCCTGGGGCGTGGACGCGCGCAGGCGCCCCCCCGTGCCCGACAACATGGAGGCCCTGTCCCGGGCGGTGGAGGAGGCCCTCAACTCCCCGGCCCACATCGTGACGCTTTTGGCCGGGTCCTCGGCCGGAAGCAAGGATTTCACCCGCGCAGTCATGGAGCGCTTCGGCGAGGTGGTGGTGCACGGCATCCAGGCCATGCCAGGCAAGCCGTCGCTTCTGGGCGTGGCCCAGGGCAAGCTCCTGGTCGGCGCGCCGGGCTATCCGGTGTCCGCGGTGGTCTGCTTCGAGGAACTCCTGGCCCCCCTGGCCGCGTGGCTCACCCGCAGCGAGCCGCCCAAGCGGGCCACGGCCAAGGTACGCCTGGCCAAGGACGCGCCTTCACGGCCCGGACTCACGGAATTTTTACGCCTCGCCGTGGGACGGGTGGGCGACTCCTACTCCGCCCTGCCGCTCTCGCGCGGGGCCGGGCTCATCACCACCCTCACCCGGGCCCAGGCCGTGGCCAGGATCGCTCCTGACAAAGAGGGCGTGGCCCGGGGCGAGGAGATCACGGCGGAGCTTCTGGTCTCGCCCGACGAGCTGGAACGCACCCTGGTGGTGGTGGGCAGCCACGACATCACCCTGGACCTGCTGGCCGACGAGCTCATGCGCCTGGACAGCCCCATGCGCCTGGCCTCCAGCCACGTGGGCAGCCTGGGAGGCCTCGCCGCCCTGGCGAACGGATCGGCGCTGATCGCCGGATCGCACCTTCTGGACACCGCCACCGGCGATTTCAACTTCTCCTTCATCGATAAGCACCTGCCGGGCAAGCGCGTGGCGGTGATCAACCTGGCCATCCGCCACCAGGGACTCATCGTAGCCCAGGGGAACCCCAAGGGCATCCAGGACGTCTCCAGCCTCGCCAGCAAGGGCGTGCGCTTCGTCAACCGCCAGCGCGGCGCGGGCACGCGCATCCTGCTGGACTACCACCTGGACATGGCCGGCATCAGCCCCGACCAGGTGCACGGCTACGCTCAAGAAGAGATGACCCACATGGGCGTAGCCGCCAACGTGGCCAACGCCGGGGCGGACTGCGGCCTGGGCGTGTTCGCCGCGGCCAATGCCCTGAAGCTCGACTTCGTTCCCCTGGCCCGGGAGCGCTACGATCTGGTGATGCTCGAGGAGAGCCTTACGGAGCCACGCATCCAGGCGCTTCTGAAAGTGATCGGGAGCGAGGCGTTCAAGGCCAAGGTCGAGGCCCTGGGCGGCTACGAGACCCCCTGGACCGGGCAGCGCATGCAGCCCGGGCAGGGTCTGCCGCCGGACAACGTGGACGTGGGCAACTAA